A genome region from Oenanthe melanoleuca isolate GR-GAL-2019-014 chromosome 2, OMel1.0, whole genome shotgun sequence includes the following:
- the PRELID3A gene encoding PRELI domain containing protein 3A isoform X2, producing the protein MKIWSSEHVFGHPWDTVIKAAMRKYPNPMNPCVVGVDVLDRSLDNQGRLHSHRLLSTEWGLPSIVKAILGTSRTLTYIEEHSVVDPVEKKMELCSTNITLTNLVSVDERLVYTPHPENPEKTVLTQEAIITVKGISLSSYLESLMASTISSNARKGWDAIEWIIQNSESALS; encoded by the exons ATGAAGATCTGGAGCTCGGAGCACGTCTTCGG GCATCCCTGGGATACTGTGATCAAAGCTGCTATGAGGAAGTACCCCAACCCCATGAATCCATGTGTGGTGGGCGTGGACGTCCTTGACAGGAGCCTGGACAACCAGGGGAGGCTGCACAGTCACCGTCTTCTGAGCACGGAGTGGGGACTGCCCAGTATTGTCAAAGCG atACTAGGAACAAGTAGAACTCTGACTTACATAGAGGAACATTCTGTGGTAGATCCAGTGGAAAAGAAGATGGAGCTTTGCTCAACTAAT attaCGCTCACAAACTTGGTGTCTGTTGACGAGAGGCTGGTTTACACACCTCATCCAGAAAACCCAGAAAA AACTGTGCTAACTCAAGAAGCAATTATTACTGTTAAAGGTATTAGCTTGAGCAGTTATCTGGAAAGCTTGATGGCAAGCACGATATCTTCTAATGCCAGAAAG